A stretch of the Nosocomiicoccus ampullae genome encodes the following:
- a CDS encoding LLM class flavin-dependent oxidoreductase, which yields MSKDLKISVLNLVYVREGYDSKDAFTRMRLLAEELDHTTYERYWISEHHNMKSIASSATRLLIQYTLQHTDRIRVGSGGVMLPNHTPYIVAEEFGTMYELFGDRLDIGLGRAPGTDQLTANAIRRGNHQGMFNFEDEIRELQFFLSDKEAHVIANPGLNTNVPLYVLGSSTDSAHIAAKLGLPYAFAAHFAPAMMKEAFEIYERNFQPSEQLKEPYKMACLNVCVQDTQEEAEYVVTSHYQNVFGMITNHRGPMKRPVTNMDDIWSMQHKEIIQTRFPVQILGDKEKALRDLEKFQEEYNADEIIAATAIYDTDAFIKSYKLFEDVVKEYNKKQ from the coding sequence GTGAGTAAAGATTTAAAAATTTCAGTATTAAACTTAGTTTATGTGCGTGAAGGGTACGATTCTAAAGATGCGTTTACTCGTATGCGTCTTTTAGCTGAAGAACTCGACCACACAACTTATGAACGCTACTGGATCAGTGAACACCACAATATGAAATCAATCGCTTCAAGTGCGACACGTTTACTAATTCAATATACATTACAACATACTGATAGAATCCGCGTTGGAAGTGGTGGTGTCATGTTACCTAACCATACGCCGTATATTGTTGCTGAAGAATTCGGAACGATGTATGAATTATTTGGTGACCGTTTAGATATTGGTCTTGGACGCGCACCAGGTACTGACCAATTAACAGCAAACGCAATTCGCAGAGGAAATCACCAAGGGATGTTTAACTTTGAAGATGAAATTCGTGAGTTACAATTCTTTTTATCAGATAAAGAAGCGCACGTCATTGCAAACCCTGGTTTAAATACAAATGTGCCATTATATGTACTCGGTAGTTCTACAGATTCTGCACACATTGCAGCTAAATTAGGATTACCATATGCATTTGCAGCTCACTTCGCACCAGCGATGATGAAAGAGGCATTTGAAATATACGAACGAAACTTCCAACCGAGCGAACAATTAAAAGAACCTTATAAAATGGCATGCTTAAATGTCTGTGTTCAAGATACACAAGAAGAAGCTGAATACGTCGTAACGAGTCATTATCAAAATGTCTTTGGTATGATTACAAATCACCGTGGACCGATGAAACGCCCAGTAACAAATATGGATGATATATGGTCAATGCAGCATAAAGAAATAATTCAAACAAGATTCCCAGTTCAAATTCTTGGCGATAAAGAAAAAGCACTTAGAGATTTAGAAAAATTCCAAGAAGAGTATAATGCAGACGAAATTATCGCAGCTACAGCGATTTACGACACAGATGCATTTATAAAAAGCTATAAATTATTTGAAGATGTTGTTAAGGAGTATAATAAAAAGCAATAA
- a CDS encoding cysteine desulfurase family protein, giving the protein MSVYLDYAATTPVDKDTLNGMVKHANIYGNPSSIHRVGKEAKSFLESSRSKVAKMIGAKPEEIIFTSGATESNNLAIRGTLSHFKSNSNMITTNIEHMSIIETAESLANDVKYLSVDQTGLISLVELNELLDDNTSLVSLHYVNNEVGSVQPIKEIKDKLPEDVLLHIDAAQAVGHVDINVDRLGVDLMSMSGHKLYAPKGIGVLYVRKGTHLHAQLVGGKQERERRAGTENLLYSYAISEAIKNAVESLDERNTVISSRKKMLIDGLKEAGIEFEVNGDLDNQSPHILNIYVPFSETEFLLTALDLEGIYISGGSACNAGTVTPSHVITEMYNENRAAHSLRISFSHLTTEDDITKTIEAFKKLYERLK; this is encoded by the coding sequence ATGAGTGTTTATTTAGATTATGCGGCAACAACACCAGTCGATAAAGATACTTTAAATGGAATGGTAAAACACGCGAATATTTACGGAAATCCTTCAAGTATTCATCGTGTTGGTAAAGAAGCAAAATCATTTTTAGAAAGTAGTCGTAGCAAGGTTGCGAAGATGATTGGTGCAAAACCCGAAGAAATTATATTTACGAGTGGTGCAACAGAATCTAATAACTTAGCAATTCGTGGAACACTCTCACATTTTAAATCAAATAGTAATATGATTACGACAAATATTGAACATATGTCAATCATAGAAACAGCAGAATCATTAGCTAATGATGTAAAGTATCTATCAGTTGATCAGACAGGTCTAATCAGTTTGGTTGAATTAAATGAGTTGTTAGACGATAATACTTCTCTCGTGTCACTTCATTATGTAAATAACGAAGTTGGTTCAGTACAGCCAATTAAAGAAATAAAAGATAAGTTACCAGAAGACGTACTACTTCACATCGACGCTGCACAAGCAGTCGGTCACGTTGACATTAATGTTGACAGATTAGGTGTTGATCTTATGAGTATGAGTGGCCATAAGTTATATGCACCTAAAGGTATCGGTGTGTTATACGTCAGAAAAGGGACGCATTTACACGCACAACTTGTCGGTGGTAAACAAGAGCGTGAGCGCCGCGCAGGCACTGAAAACTTACTCTATAGTTATGCAATCAGTGAAGCAATTAAAAATGCGGTAGAGTCGTTAGATGAAAGAAATACGGTTATTTCATCTCGTAAAAAAATGTTAATCGACGGCTTAAAAGAAGCGGGTATTGAGTTTGAAGTTAATGGTGACTTAGATAATCAGTCTCCGCACATTTTAAACATTTACGTACCATTTTCTGAAACAGAATTTTTACTTACAGCGCTCGATCTAGAAGGTATTTACATTTCAGGCGGTAGTGCATGTAACGCTGGAACAGTGACACCCTCACATGTCATTACTGAAATGTATAACGAAAACCGAGCGGCACATTCACTTAGAATAAGCTTTAGTCATTTAACGACTGAAGATGATATTACAAAAACAATTGAGGCATTTAAAAAATTATATGAACGATTAAAATAA
- the mnmA gene encoding tRNA 2-thiouridine(34) synthase MnmA — protein sequence MKKKEDTTVVVGMSGGVDSSVTAKLLKDEGYNVIGIFMKNWDDTDEFGVCTATEDYEDVRKVAEEVGIPYYSVNFEKEYYNRVFEYFLDEYKRGRTPNPDVMCNKEIKFKAFLDHAMKLGADYVATGHYARVNHDGEVTMLKGVDSNKDQTYFLNQLTKEQLSKTLFPLGEIDKTEVRELAHKYDLATKDKKDSTGICFIGERDFKTFLSNYLPAKPGKIIDMETGEEKGTHDGIMYYTIGQRQGLGIGGPGGPYFVAGKNLETNELYVVTGFNNEKLYSTSLIAEDTNFINDMPEEFDANAKFRYRQKDSEVFVKKLEDNKLLVKFKEPQRAITPGQAVVLYDGDRVIGGATIDEVFNGEEKLEYLA from the coding sequence ATGAAGAAAAAAGAAGATACAACAGTCGTTGTCGGAATGAGTGGAGGCGTTGACTCTTCAGTGACAGCGAAATTGCTAAAAGATGAAGGATATAATGTCATTGGAATCTTTATGAAAAACTGGGATGACACAGACGAATTTGGTGTGTGTACTGCAACTGAAGATTATGAAGACGTTAGAAAAGTTGCAGAAGAAGTCGGTATTCCGTATTACTCAGTAAACTTTGAAAAAGAGTATTACAATAGAGTGTTTGAATACTTTTTAGATGAATATAAACGTGGACGTACACCAAACCCTGACGTCATGTGTAATAAAGAAATTAAATTTAAAGCATTTTTAGATCATGCAATGAAACTTGGGGCGGACTATGTCGCAACAGGTCACTACGCGAGGGTGAATCATGACGGTGAAGTAACAATGCTTAAAGGTGTCGATAGTAATAAAGACCAGACGTACTTTTTAAACCAATTAACAAAAGAGCAGTTAAGTAAAACACTATTCCCGCTCGGTGAAATTGATAAAACAGAAGTACGTGAACTCGCACATAAATATGATCTCGCGACCAAAGATAAAAAAGACTCAACAGGTATTTGTTTTATCGGAGAAAGAGATTTTAAAACATTTCTTTCCAACTACTTACCTGCAAAACCAGGGAAAATTATCGATATGGAAACTGGTGAAGAAAAAGGAACACACGATGGAATCATGTATTATACAATTGGTCAGCGCCAAGGTTTAGGCATCGGTGGGCCTGGGGGACCATATTTTGTTGCAGGTAAAAATCTAGAAACGAATGAATTATATGTCGTCACTGGATTTAATAACGAAAAATTATATTCGACAAGTTTAATTGCAGAAGACACAAACTTTATAAACGATATGCCTGAAGAATTCGATGCAAATGCTAAATTCAGATATCGTCAAAAAGATAGTGAAGTATTCGTAAAAAAATTAGAAGACAACAAATTACTCGTTAAATTTAAAGAACCTCAGCGTGCAATTACTCCTGGTCAAGCAGTCGTATTATATGACGGTGACAGAGTAATTGGTGGCGCGACGATTGACGAAGTGTTTAACGGTGAAGAGAAACTGGAGTATTTAGCATGA
- a CDS encoding tetratricopeptide repeat protein, which produces MSFNYEHSIQQGNYETALKEIFFSIEKDPDNPVHYINGGTVLYNVGKLEEANNFLLKAIELDKDNAVAYYTLGNMYFNEGKYKDARTLLLSVYDKMSDDKDINYLLAMTHVHEGDLSLSVPFFEEMYRVGKEDYELVFQYALTLCQLGLLDQGELLLTEITSEHAHADSEYNLGLIQWTKYDDKESAKTHFQNAIKIKPDHILAHNGIKNLEEE; this is translated from the coding sequence ATGAGTTTTAATTACGAACATTCCATTCAGCAAGGTAACTATGAAACAGCATTAAAAGAAATTTTTTTTTCGATTGAAAAAGATCCAGACAATCCCGTTCATTATATTAATGGCGGGACTGTTCTTTATAATGTTGGGAAATTAGAAGAAGCGAATAACTTTTTACTAAAAGCGATTGAACTTGATAAAGACAATGCAGTGGCATATTACACGTTAGGGAATATGTACTTTAACGAAGGAAAGTATAAAGACGCACGTACACTTTTATTAAGTGTCTATGACAAAATGAGCGATGATAAAGATATTAACTACCTCCTTGCAATGACACACGTTCATGAAGGGGATTTAAGTTTATCGGTACCTTTTTTTGAAGAAATGTACCGAGTTGGTAAAGAAGATTATGAACTCGTATTTCAGTATGCCTTAACACTGTGTCAGTTAGGCTTACTCGACCAAGGTGAACTTTTACTCACTGAAATAACGAGCGAACATGCACACGCAGATTCTGAATATAACTTAGGGCTTATCCAATGGACAAAGTATGACGATAAAGAATCAGCAAAGACACACTTTCAAAATGCGATTAAAATTAAGCCAGATCACATACTCGCACATAACGGAATTAAAAATTTAGAAGAGGAATAA
- a CDS encoding ATP-dependent RecD-like DNA helicase — MTQMTLEDDLFINGTVEKIIFHNSDNHFYVIVVKIDETNTELSDEAVITGNFHQIDKGETYQFTGEIVEHVRYGKQFKAISAKKNIPKTKDGIIKYLSGEKFKGIGQKTAQLIAHTLGDNTLDLIIENKSNLDKVKGLSEDKKNIVYRTVVQNESTARADLIMIELQIDASKRAKILDTYKNETLHILENNPYKLVEDIFGIGFKKADEIALKAGIDIHSNERLYAGIKYAIDTELNEFGHTYVELEQLIEVSLILLNGKGDIFTRDDILKSVNLLAEEDELVIRNNKITLKKFFISERKSAEKIHSLSQIKVHTPSDERINAVIRQVEHSLEIKFNEEQKEAIIRAVTSPISVITGGPGTGKTTIVSGIIEVYRKLHNIERFIDYEGDDYPIQLAAPTGRAAKRMKDAAGIEASTIHRIIGYGRDTEEDEILDNIIDADLIIIDEMSMVDTWLFYQLIKNVLPETQVVFVGDDAQLPSVGPGTVFKDLIESSTVPVTILKKIYRQMESSSIIKLAYQINNNLPVNILERFPDRTFFKTNASGIIDVVDIVVKGAVKKGYDMRDVQVLAPIYKGPAGIDQLNKVIQKVLNPSSDDKKEIEFGDKIFRENDKVIQLENRREDNVFNGDSGIITEITYNDESPGEKESITVDFLGNEIVYERKDYTELSHAYCTSIHKAQGSEYRIVIMPIVRQYYHMLQKNIIYTGITRAKESLVLCGEEDSFIEAIHREGIERKTLLSEYLTEIFNGDTKAHVKLSNSEENYMLTMDLVLNKNIDPMINMEGISPFDFN; from the coding sequence ATGACACAAATGACGTTAGAAGATGATTTATTCATCAATGGAACAGTTGAAAAAATAATATTTCATAATAGTGATAATCACTTCTACGTCATTGTTGTTAAAATCGACGAGACGAACACAGAGTTAAGTGACGAAGCGGTTATTACTGGGAACTTTCACCAGATCGATAAGGGTGAGACTTATCAGTTTACTGGAGAAATTGTCGAACACGTAAGATACGGTAAACAGTTTAAAGCAATTAGTGCAAAAAAGAATATTCCAAAAACAAAAGACGGTATTATTAAGTACTTATCTGGTGAAAAATTTAAAGGAATTGGTCAAAAGACCGCCCAACTTATCGCTCATACACTCGGTGACAATACGCTAGATTTAATTATTGAAAATAAGTCCAACTTAGACAAGGTTAAAGGACTATCTGAAGATAAAAAGAACATCGTCTACCGAACAGTTGTTCAAAATGAATCGACTGCACGTGCAGATCTTATAATGATTGAGCTTCAAATTGATGCGTCAAAGCGTGCCAAAATTCTTGATACGTATAAAAATGAAACGCTCCATATACTAGAAAATAATCCGTATAAACTTGTTGAAGATATCTTTGGCATTGGTTTTAAAAAAGCAGATGAAATTGCGTTAAAAGCAGGTATTGATATCCATTCAAACGAACGTTTATATGCGGGAATTAAATATGCGATTGACACAGAACTTAATGAGTTTGGGCATACGTATGTCGAGTTAGAACAATTAATTGAAGTTTCTCTTATTTTACTTAACGGTAAAGGGGATATATTTACACGTGATGATATTTTAAAAAGTGTCAATTTACTTGCTGAAGAAGACGAGCTAGTCATTCGTAATAACAAAATTACTTTGAAAAAGTTTTTTATTAGCGAAAGAAAGTCAGCTGAAAAAATACATTCATTGAGTCAAATTAAAGTGCACACACCAAGTGATGAACGTATAAATGCAGTTATAAGACAAGTCGAACATTCATTAGAAATTAAATTTAACGAAGAACAAAAAGAAGCAATCATTCGCGCGGTGACAAGTCCAATTTCTGTAATTACTGGTGGTCCAGGTACTGGTAAAACAACAATTGTTTCTGGAATTATTGAAGTGTATAGAAAGCTTCATAATATCGAAAGGTTTATCGATTATGAAGGTGATGACTACCCGATTCAACTCGCAGCCCCGACGGGTCGTGCTGCAAAGCGTATGAAAGACGCAGCAGGTATAGAAGCTTCGACGATCCATAGAATTATTGGCTATGGTAGAGATACTGAAGAAGATGAAATACTTGATAATATCATCGATGCAGATTTAATTATTATTGACGAGATGTCGATGGTCGATACGTGGCTCTTTTATCAGCTAATTAAAAATGTGTTACCTGAAACCCAAGTTGTTTTTGTCGGAGATGACGCTCAGCTTCCGTCAGTAGGACCAGGTACAGTGTTTAAAGATTTAATTGAATCAAGTACAGTTCCTGTTACTATATTAAAAAAGATTTATAGACAGATGGAGTCATCCTCGATTATTAAACTTGCATATCAAATTAATAACAATCTTCCTGTAAATATATTAGAACGTTTCCCAGACCGAACATTTTTTAAAACAAATGCAAGTGGTATTATCGACGTCGTTGATATTGTTGTAAAAGGTGCAGTAAAAAAGGGTTATGATATGCGTGACGTACAAGTTCTCGCTCCGATTTATAAAGGACCTGCTGGAATTGACCAGTTAAATAAAGTGATTCAAAAAGTATTAAATCCAAGTAGTGATGATAAAAAAGAAATCGAATTTGGAGATAAGATTTTTAGAGAAAATGATAAAGTGATTCAACTAGAAAATAGACGTGAAGATAATGTTTTTAACGGTGACAGTGGAATTATTACTGAAATTACGTATAACGATGAGAGTCCAGGCGAAAAAGAATCGATAACCGTCGACTTTTTAGGAAACGAAATTGTCTATGAAAGAAAAGATTATACGGAATTATCACATGCATATTGTACAAGCATACATAAAGCCCAAGGCAGTGAGTATCGAATTGTTATCATGCCAATCGTTAGACAGTATTATCACATGCTCCAAAAAAATATTATCTATACAGGAATCACTCGCGCAAAAGAATCTCTCGTATTATGCGGAGAAGAGGACTCATTTATAGAAGCGATTCATCGTGAAGGTATCGAAAGAAAAACACTGTTATCCGAGTATTTAACAGAAATATTTAATGGCGACACGAAAGCACACGTTAAACTTAGTAATAGTGAAGAGAATTATATGTTAACGATGGATTTAGTGTTAAATAAAAACATCGATCCGATGATTAATATGGAAGGTATTTCACCATTTGATTTTAATTGA
- the alaS gene encoding alanine--tRNA ligase: protein MKKVSTNELRQMFLDFFKSKGHSIEPSRSLIPVNDDTLLWINSGVATLKKYFDGTENPDNPRIANAQKSIRTNDIENVGFTARHHTFFEMLGNFSIGDYFKEEAIEFAWEFLTSEKWLNFEEEKLYVTIHPEDDESYHIWKDDIGIEENRIIRIEGNFWDIGEGPCGPNTEIFYDRGESYEGDTPREEMYPGGENERYLEIWNLVFSEFNHNSDHTYTPLPKQNIDTGLGLERLSSVIQDVPTNFDTDVFIPIIEEVEKKSNKKYRDNDKDDVAFKVISDHIRTVAFAIGDGALPGNEGRGYVLRRLIRRATRYVKELGINGTFLYTLVDVVNDVMNEFYKEIDENKDFIKKVIEQEEARFLQTLDEGLEIYKNVKEKALKEDKVISGKDAFKLYDTFGFPVEMTTEYAEEDGLTVDLEGFKDEMELQRERARAARKSSDSMNVQSETYQKLTKDSIFTGYNSLKENSKLLYIVNNEETLDSYDGTDYVDVIFDKTPFYAVSGGQVADKGIIYNDHGKMEVTNVYKGPNGQNIHTVKVLEGVIQIDEDYTLEVNRESRLFIIKNHTATHLLHQALKDVVGSHANQAGSLVEKERLRFDFTHLEGLKEDEIKEIERIVNKKIFESLQVVIEEMPIEDAKRKGAMALFGEKYGDVVRVVDIDEYSVELCGGIHVKNTAEIGLFKIVSESGIGAGVRRIEAVTSKYAVKYYEEKNETVESVNYLVKAKADNTVSKVENLIEEKKQLEKEVKSLKAELQQDALSDLSDDTFKINDFNLIATEVKVDSVKELRETMDIVKSKNQESIIALISNIDDKVSMIVTVPKAQTKIVKAGDIIKKMAEAVDGKGGGRPDMAQGGGTDVKNMSEALQFVKDYLNSF from the coding sequence ATGAAAAAAGTATCGACAAACGAACTGCGTCAAATGTTTTTAGATTTTTTTAAATCTAAAGGACATAGTATCGAACCAAGTAGAAGTTTAATCCCTGTAAATGACGACACACTATTATGGATTAACTCAGGAGTGGCGACATTAAAGAAATATTTTGACGGAACAGAAAACCCAGACAATCCAAGAATTGCGAACGCACAAAAATCAATCCGTACAAACGATATTGAAAACGTCGGATTTACAGCAAGACACCATACGTTTTTTGAGATGCTCGGCAACTTTTCAATCGGTGACTATTTTAAAGAAGAAGCGATTGAATTTGCATGGGAATTTTTAACGAGTGAGAAATGGTTAAATTTTGAAGAGGAAAAACTGTATGTCACAATTCACCCTGAAGATGATGAATCTTATCATATTTGGAAAGATGATATTGGTATTGAAGAAAATCGTATTATTCGTATAGAAGGAAACTTCTGGGATATCGGAGAAGGGCCATGTGGTCCAAACACTGAGATTTTCTACGATAGAGGTGAATCCTATGAGGGTGATACACCACGTGAAGAAATGTATCCAGGCGGAGAAAATGAGCGCTATTTAGAAATTTGGAATTTAGTATTCTCTGAATTTAACCATAACAGTGATCATACCTACACACCACTTCCTAAACAAAATATTGATACTGGTTTAGGGCTTGAAAGATTATCAAGTGTGATTCAAGACGTACCAACAAACTTTGATACAGATGTTTTCATCCCAATTATTGAAGAAGTTGAGAAAAAATCTAACAAGAAATACCGTGATAATGACAAAGATGACGTAGCATTTAAAGTGATCAGTGACCATATTCGTACAGTTGCTTTTGCAATTGGTGACGGTGCACTTCCAGGTAACGAGGGTAGAGGTTATGTGTTAAGACGTCTCATCCGCCGTGCAACGCGTTATGTTAAAGAACTCGGTATTAATGGCACTTTCCTTTACACGTTAGTTGACGTCGTTAATGACGTTATGAACGAATTCTATAAAGAAATCGATGAAAACAAAGACTTTATTAAAAAAGTAATCGAACAAGAAGAAGCGAGATTCCTTCAAACGTTAGATGAGGGACTTGAAATCTATAAGAATGTTAAAGAAAAAGCTTTAAAAGAAGACAAAGTCATTAGTGGTAAAGATGCATTTAAATTATATGACACATTCGGATTCCCTGTAGAGATGACGACTGAATATGCTGAAGAAGATGGGCTTACTGTAGATCTTGAAGGATTTAAAGATGAAATGGAACTTCAAAGAGAACGTGCACGTGCAGCACGTAAATCATCAGATTCTATGAATGTTCAATCCGAAACGTATCAAAAGTTAACGAAAGATAGCATTTTTACTGGTTATAATAGCTTAAAAGAAAATTCTAAACTACTCTATATCGTTAACAATGAAGAAACACTCGATAGTTATGATGGCACTGATTATGTCGATGTCATTTTCGATAAAACACCATTTTATGCTGTAAGTGGTGGTCAAGTTGCAGATAAAGGAATTATCTATAATGATCACGGTAAAATGGAAGTGACAAATGTCTATAAAGGACCGAACGGCCAAAATATTCATACAGTAAAAGTGTTAGAAGGTGTCATTCAAATTGATGAAGATTACACATTAGAAGTAAATCGAGAGAGCCGTTTATTTATCATTAAAAACCATACGGCAACTCACTTACTGCACCAAGCACTTAAAGATGTTGTTGGAAGTCATGCAAACCAGGCAGGATCTCTTGTTGAAAAAGAACGATTACGTTTTGACTTTACACATTTAGAAGGTTTAAAAGAGGATGAAATTAAAGAAATAGAGCGTATCGTAAATAAAAAGATATTTGAATCACTTCAAGTAGTGATTGAAGAAATGCCAATCGAGGATGCGAAACGTAAAGGTGCAATGGCATTATTCGGTGAAAAATATGGAGATGTAGTAAGAGTTGTAGATATAGATGAATACTCAGTTGAATTATGTGGGGGTATCCACGTTAAAAATACAGCTGAAATTGGTCTATTTAAAATTGTTTCTGAAAGTGGAATTGGTGCAGGTGTAAGACGTATTGAAGCAGTTACATCAAAATATGCAGTGAAATATTATGAAGAAAAAAATGAAACTGTTGAATCTGTAAACTATCTTGTTAAAGCAAAAGCGGACAATACAGTTTCTAAAGTTGAGAATTTAATTGAAGAGAAAAAACAACTTGAAAAAGAAGTAAAATCTCTAAAAGCAGAACTTCAACAAGATGCATTATCTGATTTAAGTGATGATACGTTCAAAATAAATGACTTTAATTTAATCGCAACTGAAGTAAAAGTAGATAGTGTTAAAGAATTAAGAGAGACAATGGATATAGTTAAATCTAAAAATCAAGAAAGTATTATCGCACTTATCTCTAATATTGATGACAAAGTATCGATGATTGTCACAGTACCGAAAGCACAAACAAAAATTGTAAAAGCTGGAGATATAATCAAGAAAATGGCTGAAGCGGTCGATGGTAAAGGTGGTGGACGTCCAGATATGGCTCAAGGTGGCGGTACAGATGTTAAAAATATGTCTGAAGCGTTACAGTTTGTTAAGGATTATCTTAATAGTTTTTAA
- a CDS encoding IreB family regulatory phosphoprotein: MDNLNKTMKFNIEDATNENVKNVLSNVYKTLEERGYNPVNQIVGYLQSGDPAFIPRHNEARNQIRHIERDEIMEVLVKSYVTRELNE; encoded by the coding sequence ATGGATAACTTAAATAAGACAATGAAGTTTAATATTGAAGACGCAACGAATGAAAATGTTAAAAACGTACTTTCAAATGTATACAAAACACTTGAAGAACGCGGCTACAATCCTGTAAACCAAATTGTAGGATACCTACAAAGTGGGGATCCGGCATTTATTCCGCGCCATAATGAAGCGAGAAATCAAATTCGTCACATTGAACGTGATGAGATTATGGAAGTTCTTGTGAAAAGTTACGTGACACGTGAACTCAATGAATAA
- the ruvX gene encoding Holliday junction resolvase RuvX, with the protein MNKTLGLDVGTKTIGVAISDSLGWTAQGLTTLKINSEKDDFKIEELVKIIEKENVSTVVVGLPKHMNNSVGESGERSIYFSEKLKERFPSIKIELWDERLSTMAAERTLLEADLSRKKRSKVIDKMAAVFILQGYLDRFN; encoded by the coding sequence ATGAATAAGACACTTGGACTTGATGTAGGTACTAAAACAATTGGCGTTGCAATAAGTGATAGCCTTGGTTGGACAGCTCAAGGACTAACAACTCTTAAAATTAATTCTGAAAAAGATGATTTTAAAATTGAGGAATTAGTAAAAATTATAGAAAAAGAGAATGTATCTACGGTTGTCGTTGGTTTACCAAAACATATGAATAATTCAGTTGGTGAAAGTGGAGAACGTTCAATTTATTTTTCAGAGAAATTAAAAGAAAGATTTCCTTCAATTAAAATTGAATTATGGGATGAGCGTTTAAGCACGATGGCAGCTGAAAGAACATTGTTAGAAGCTGATTTATCTAGAAAGAAAAGAAGTAAAGTAATCGATAAAATGGCAGCTGTGTTTATTTTGCAGGGCTATCTAGATCGGTTTAATTAA
- a CDS encoding DUF1292 domain-containing protein, whose protein sequence is MSEEFELNQEEELLTLFDEEGNETLYRKLLEFEHPGFNKHYVILAEESNFNSDDDEEQIDLIPMIVEELEDEENMKFSPVTSDEEWDMIEEIVNTNFDEVEE, encoded by the coding sequence ATGTCAGAAGAATTTGAATTAAATCAAGAAGAAGAATTATTAACACTCTTCGATGAAGAAGGTAATGAAACACTCTACAGAAAATTATTAGAGTTTGAACACCCAGGGTTCAATAAGCACTACGTTATTTTAGCTGAGGAAAGTAATTTCAACTCAGATGACGACGAAGAGCAAATTGATTTAATCCCAATGATTGTTGAAGAACTTGAAGATGAGGAAAACATGAAGTTCTCACCAGTTACTTCAGATGAAGAATGGGATATGATTGAAGAAATAGTAAACACAAACTTTGATGAAGTTGAAGAATAA